One Mycoplasmopsis bovigenitalium genomic window, TTAAGGAGTTTGATATGAAAACAATGCTTGATATAGTTTCAGAGTTTGCTTATGAACAATGCCAAAATAATGTATTCATTGATTTTTATGTTCTATTTGACAAAGTCGAATTAGAATTAAAAACAAAATGACAAATTGAAGCTGATGAAAAAAATAAAGAATATTCAGAAATTAGAATCAATAAATTAGGTGAATTATATAGACTACTAACAGTTGATTCAAATTTCATTAGAAACGACAAAGGTGAATGATCAATAAGACCAGGTTTCAAGGTTAAATAATATGACAAAATTAGTTAATGCTACAAACTTAATTAAAAAAGCTTACCAAGAAAAATATGCAGTTCCACATATCAACATAAACAATCTGGAGTGAGCAAAAACAACATTATTAGCGGCCGAAGAAATGCAATCACCGCTAATAATTGGCGTTAGCGAGGGGGCTATTAAATATATGGGCGGCTACAAAACTGTTGCAAATATGGTTAAT contains:
- the rpoE gene encoding DNA-directed RNA polymerase subunit delta: MKTMLDIVSEFAYEQCQNNVFIDFYVLFDKVELELKTKWQIEADEKNKEYSEIRINKLGELYRLLTVDSNFIRNDKGEWSIRPGFKVK